In Rhododendron vialii isolate Sample 1 chromosome 9a, ASM3025357v1, the following are encoded in one genomic region:
- the LOC131300017 gene encoding GTP-binding protein YPTM2-like — MNSEYDYLFKLLLIGDSGVGKSCLLLRFADDSYLDSYISTIGVDFKIRTVEQDGKTIKLQIWDTAGQERFRTITSSYYRGAHGIIIVYDVTDQESFNNVKQWLNEIDRYANGSVNKLLVGNKCDLSANRVVSYETAKAFADEIGIPFMETSAKNATNVEQAFMAMSADIKDRMASQPSMNAKPTTVQIRGQPVGQKSSGCCSS, encoded by the exons ATGAATTCCGAATA TGATTATTTGTTCAAGCTTTTGCTAATTGGAGATTCTGGAGTTGGAAAGTCATGTCTTCTTCTGAGATTTGCT GATGATTCATATCTGGACAGTTATATTAGCACAATTGGTGTCGACTTT AAAATACGCACCGTGGAACAAGATGGAAAGACCATTAAACTTCAAATT TGGGACACTGCTGGACAAGAACGCTTCAGGACAATCACTAGCAGTTACTATCGTGGGGCGCATGGTATTATA ATAGTGTATGATGTAACGGACCAGGAGAGTTTCAACAATGTTAAACAATGGTTGAATGAAATTGATCGTTATGCCAATGGGAGTGTAAACAAACTCCTTGTTGGAAATAAGTGTGACCTCTCTGCTAATAGAGTTGTATCCTACGAAACGGCCAAG gcatttgcgGATGAAATTGGCATTCCATTCATGGAAACAAGTGCAAAAAATGCAACTAATGTTGAGCAGGCTTTCATGGCCATGTCCGCTGACATCAAGGACAG GATGGCCAGTCAACCGTCTATGAACGCGAAGCCAACCACAGTGCAAATACGAGGGCAACCTGTTGGCCAGAAGTCTTCGGGCTGCTGCTCCTCTTAG
- the LOC131300020 gene encoding oleosin 1-like, with product MAEHFQQQQRQQSQLGQPRSHQVVKAATAVTAGGSLLVLSGLTSAGTVVALALATPLLVIFSPVLVPAAITVCLLLTGFVASGGFGAAGLTVFMWMYRYMTGQKPPGAEQLEQARSKLAGKAREMKDRTEQFGQQQTGS from the exons ATGGCCGAGCATTTCCAGCAGCAGCAGAGGCAGCAGTCGCAGCTGGGCCAGCCCCGGTCCCACCAGGTGGTCAAGGCGGCGACGGCGGTCACCGCCGGAGGGTCCCTACTGGTGCTCTCCGGCCTGACATCGGCCGGAACGGTGGTGGCGCTGGCTCTGGCCACCCCTCTGCTGGTCATATTCAGTCCGGTTCTGGTCCCCGCGGCTATTACGGTGTGTCTTTTGCTGACTGGGTTTGTGGCTTCCGGCGGATTCGGTGCGGCGGGGCTCACCGTGTTCATGTGGATGTATAG GTACATGACCGGACAGAAACCGCCGGGGGCAGAGCAGCTGGAACAAGCGCGCTCAAAGCTGGCAGGTAAGGCTAGGGAAATGAAGGACAGGACAGAGCAATTCGGGCAGCAGCAGACCGGCTCATAG
- the LOC131300018 gene encoding uncharacterized protein LOC131300018, translating to MSVTAGVSDTIIAIRDKLRGKIGQTKVKRYWPGKAPEWADDADEDGDIRMARAVALEKAFPIQEDSDIVRRDDPRLRRLAESRIDNREEIRADHRRIRQAEIVSTIEEENRRQEGLDLEEEDEDAMEEKRRRLREKLLQRQQEEAALLPEEEEEEEVEDEEEEESEYETDSEDELTGPALVKPVFVPKSERDTIAERERVEAEERALEELLKKRLQERKVETKQIVVEEIRKDQEIQKNLELEADTGDVDTDDELNEAEEYEAWKAREIARIKRDREDRDAMLKEKEEIERVRNMTEEERREWERKNPKPAAQPKQKWRFMQKYYHKGAFFQSDADDHAATVGSEAIFRRDFSAPTGEDKMDKTILPKVMQVKHFGRSGRTKWTHLVNEDTTDWNNPWTYNDPLRAKYNAKMAGMNAPIAKPKGSKKLKDWESAK from the coding sequence ATGTCTGTGACGGCAGGTGTTAGTGATACTATTATCGCCATCAGGGATAAGCTTAGGGGTAAAATTGGgcaaacaaaagtaaaaaggtATTGGCCTGGTAAAGCTCCTGAATGGGCGGATGATGCCGATGAAGATGGTGATATTAGGATGGCTAGGGCAGTTGCCCTAGAGAAAGCCTTCCCCATTCAAGAAGATTCTGACATTGTGAGACGTGATGATCCTAGGCTTCGTCGTTTGGCTGAGAGTAGGATAGATAATCGTGAAGAAATAAGAGCGGATCATAGGCGAATTCGACAAGCTGAGATTGTTTCGACGATAGAAGAGGAAAACAGAAGGCAAGAAGGATTAGATTtagaggaagaagatgaagatgctATGGAGGAAAAGAGGCGGAGACTGAGGGAGAAGTTGCTTCAGAGGCAACAGGAAGAAGCTGCACTTCTtcccgaagaagaagaagaggaggaagtaGAGgatgaagaggaagaggagtCAGAATATGAGACGGATTCTGAGGATGAACTAACAGGTCCCGCGTTGGTGAAGCCCGTCTTTGTTCCAAAGTCTGAAAGGGACACCATAGCGGAACGTGAGAGGGTTGAGGCTGAAGAAAGAGCCCTCGAGGAATTATTGAAGAAGCGATTGCAGGAGAGAAAGGTGGAGACGAAGCAAATAGTGGTTGAAGAGATTCGGAAGGACCAAGAAATTCAGAAGAATTTGGAACTTGAGGCTGATACTGGAGATGTGGATACAGACGATGAACTAAATGAGGCCGAGGAATATGAAGCTTGGAAGGCTAGAGAGATTGCAAGGATAAAGAGAGATAGGGAGGATAGAGATGCAATGTTGAAGGAGAAGGAAGAGATTGAGAGGGTGAGAAACATGACTGAGGAAGAGAGGAGGGAATGGGAGAGGAAGAATCCCAAACCCGCTGCCCAACCCAAGCAGAAGTGGAGGTTCATGCAGAAATACTACCACAAAGGTGCTTTCTTTCAATCGGATGCCGATGATCATGCTGCAACTGTCGGATCGGAAGCGATATTCAGACGTGATTTCTCTGCTCCAACTGGAGAAGACAAGATGGACAAGACCATATTGCCAAAGGTCATGCAGGTCAAGCACTTTGGTCGTAGTGGGAGGACAAAATGGACCCACCTTGTCAATGAGGACACAACTGACTGGAACAACCC